The DNA sequence GTTGTAGGAAGCCTGTCCCGTTTGTCAACATATGCTGATGGAAACCAGCCAGCTCGACCTCTGCATTCTCCTTCTGACCAACCCGACGAACTAACCTGAACAAACACCTTACAAACATTAATTAAGTTTTGTACATTTAAATGCCTCTAGGGCCTAGGCTATATGCCAAGTTCGATTTAAGATGAGAAAacatttcaaaacaaaagaaaaacaacTGGGAATTCCTTTGCTACACTTTTTCATTTCCAGTAAAGAGATAACAGAGTACAGACATAAGAGGTCATAAATGTTTTCTGACGGTTTAGAGGGAACCTGTCGAACGACAATATAGTCCCCTACAGACAAACTCAGTTCCTTCTCTGATGCAGCATCAAAGGCATGTGTCGCCTGCAGGATGCACAATcaaataagtagaagtcttGTAGAATGTACAGAAAGGTTTTCAAGGAATAATGACAAGCAAGAAAAAACTTTAACTTTGTAATATTCTTGCCACTATTCCATAGAATATTTTGCAATATTATATTCCTTACATTCCAAATATAGTGACACGTTTGGCTCTACACAAAGTTCACATGCAGGATATCTTAAATCCTAAAACTGATGTGCCAGGCCACATTACTAAACATCATGAATGTACGACAGAGTGAACATTTACAGTAGTTGTATAAACTCTCATATATATTCACTATACGATTAGAGTATGGGCAATAGAAAATTACTGTATTGTAAATCCAAAAGTTACCCCAGAAGTTAAAACAAGAAAGTAGTTCAATTTTGAGTATTAATTGACAGCCACTCTTCTCATTTGATCATCCAAAagcttaaaagttattttccaTTAATAGCTGTTGCAGTATTAGCCAGCATAATGTAGACAAAAGCACTATTGTCAGACTAAATGTTACGCTTGAAGCTCAGAACTAAGGATGTAGTTAAACGGTAAGTATTATCAATCATCACCCGCTCCTTATGTTTtaccatttattttaaaatataaaaaaacatttcGGGTACATAGTTTTTATCATTTTACAATGTCATTGACCAGCAGAATACGGAAGAATGAATATACATCAAAATAGCATCAAAGATTCAGATACGTAGATTCTACTGACCAATACTAATGCTACTAAGAGATATTGGAGAGGGGCACAGCTGAAAATAAATACACCCAATCTAGATGCAGACACATCTTCATGGTCAACAATTTCtatcaaaaagaaaacaaatgtGCTTTTGAAAGTACCTCAGCCAAAAAGTACTTCGTTTTTCCAGAGAAAAGATTAGCTGCAATAACAGGAGGAGCAGACTCTTTCCGCTGTTTCTCGGAGACAATCTGCACCACAATATAAACAATATGGAGGATTTAGAATGGTAATTAATGTGCCTGATCCTTTCTAATAGAAACAACTAGATGTAGTAACACACCTCAGTTTCAATTTCACGAAGAATTGCAGCTACCCTCTCATGATAAGTCAATTCGCCTTCAATCTAAAGAAAACAAAGTAATCATTACGAATTGTTTACACTCATTAAATTGTTCAAGATAATAAATTGCAGACTTACCAGTGCAACAAGCCTTTGGAATGTCAGTCTTTGCTGCTGGGATTCAACAGCAGCCAATGCAGCTGATGCTTCTTTACCAAGTATCGCCATGTTTCCTTTAAGCTCCTGCATTCTGGCTTCAGAAGCATGCAGTTTCGTCACATTTTCTGCAATAGGAGCTTCGCGCACTCGTGCTTGTCTTCTGGAAACCTCTGTAGCCTGTTTGCTTTTTAATTAGGAAAACCAAAAATGAGACAAACATGAAGGAAAAGTTTTCGTCTAGTTACCTGAGTCTCTGCTTCTTGTCTCATTCGACTATACCTCTGTGCAAGATGACGAGCATCTTCCAAAGGGGCCCCATTTATCATTGATCTCAAGGGTTCTAAAATCTACAATATTCAGGTAAATTACAAAGGAAAAAGGTTAGTAAATATCCAAAGCCAAAAATAGATGGTTTCTTCTTCTAATTTGGTAACAAACTCAGCTAGGGGGGGCAGCAGATGAATTGTTTCACTTATTATAAAAGATTAAATTCTCCATTTACAATCATCACTTCGACTTCTCTACATACTTCCACACACTTACAATTATTACTTCCACTTTACTACACACTTCCGCAaacttttattttcatcttacataaaacaattatattgcataaacactcatacattgtattaaTAGCTTCATTCTCATTGGTATCAATGTACAATTTACATTCTTAAGTACGTGAAGAGAACAATCCAGACACAACAATTTGGTAAAGGTGATTAAGCATGCATAACTATTGGCAAGGCTAATTATAGACAATCACTAGAACATGACTATTAAAAATAAGATAACGTCCTAACTACGCCTGGAATTCGACAGTTTATTtgtaatataatcaaattttctaAAGCCAGTTATAGATCACTCACGTCACTTTCATGTCAGAAGGACCCTGTGGAAATGTTTTAAAGAAAATGATAATACCCCTCATACAAGATTCACAATGTGAATATTGATTTTTCGAATGAGGTGCTCCCATGTTAAAATTCAGTTTCAAGCATATATATGTGAAACTACTTATATAAATCAAAGCTGCCAATTTTGGAACTCGTTTTGAACTTTAGCATCAATATGAAAAACTAAACATACAGAGATTACATCATATTTTGCCAAATGATACACATGTAGTTTTCTAGATATTATATTAAATCACATCGGAGAAGGTAAGCTGAACACttaattaaaaacttaaaaaatatttttctactcTAGTATATGGAAGTACAACCTGGCAACGTCCTATTCGATTCCATAACTGCACATGCATTCTGACAAAAGCAATTAGATATACGATGTCTTCAATTTGCAGTAATTTTTGTGGCATAATGAGCTTACGCACAGTCACTTTCATTACGTTCGAAGTAGTGACTTGAATTGTATTCTCCATAAGCATTATTATGTTCTAATTTACAACGCAAATAATGGGTTCTTATAACTAAATGCTAACAGATTAATAACGTATGAAGGAAGTGATTACTGTAAGGCACTTTGCAgacaaaatataacataaaaaggTTTACAGGGTCTAAAAAATTGCACACTCTCCGAACTATAATATCCATATTTGGGCCAAGAGTTTTAGACCTAAAATCCTTGCATGTTTTGAGCACTCTTAATTGATGGATTATATTACTGATTCATCTTAAAATTATCTCTTCAAAAAACACATGCAGACAATAATCTATCAGATACTGATTATTTCTATACATTAGAGTCAAGAATATAACCCTAAGTAATGCCAAATCTTGACCGATATGGAAGACTTGAGAATAGAAAATTTATCTAAGCTTAAAGTTTATCACATGTAACTTCTGTCTCTTGTTTCCATAAAATTAAGCAACAGCCTCCAAATTCAGCTTTTGTTAATAAAGAACTACATTTTTACACTCGATATAATAGCTAAACCGAAGATAGCTACAAGGTTTTTAATTGAAAGCTAACATGGATCTCTGACAACTTCCTAAAGTTAATCTAGAACATGCACTGTAAGGTCCAGTAGTAGTAGACATTAGCGATTCTATTGGGTATTATCAGGGTACTAATTCGaactaagaaaaataaattcataaaatttgccCAAAAAGCTAAATAGAGGATTAACCTGGGAAAAAATCAATCTGTTGAAGTCTTCTTGTTCCTTTTCCACATGTCTACGAGCATCGCCATAGATAGATGCGGCCTTGGAGAGAATCTCATCGTTGATGTTCTCAGATCCGTATTTGCAACAATCCTCTGACAATTTGGTTCCTAGAATGCATGATGATGATACACATAATTTAAGTCCCAAACATTACAATGAAGAAAGAATAGATAATGGCTACCATCAAGTAATAATGTTTGAAACACTTTATACTTTAAGATCTTATGATGTGATTCAAACAAGTCCCTCTGTAGTGTACATTGTACAAGTATAAACTATAGCAAATACCGCCAGTTCACTTCTTACCAGCTTCAATATGTTTATACCCAACGGCTGTAAATGCCTCTGCTGCCTTAACAATATCCTTTTGAAAATCCTGGACCAATAGGAACAATATGGGGTAAGCTTTTTTAGCAGTTCAGGATGCACACGAATATAAAGAAGAACCCAGCCAATCATCAATAACTTAGAATGACTCGAAGAGATTAACATTGACAAATTACAGATTTCAGAGAAATGGGAGTGAACAAATTAAGAAAGAAAATCGTCAATATATAAAAATCGTGATACTAACAATAGCTAAAACAATACAATACTGGTGTAAGACACCAAAACTCGATTAAACTAGTTTTGGTAATCATACATAGACCTCATTAACTAGTGAACACGAAAATGCTACTAATGGGTAACAAATGATCTAATACACATTCATTGGTATATTATGCAGAGATCCATGTTTAATTGGGTACTTCATATATTTTATAGCgaccttagagcatctccaggaGATTAGCaatatgatgtcctaaactataattttcagaaatataCTACAAAAATTCACTCCAGCGGAGTCCTAGTCAATCCCTAAACATTTAGGATCCACTTTTCATTCCTCATAAatagttactccctctgtccctctcatttctttacagttactattttgggatgtccctctcatttctttacgttactataaatagtaagtttttcccatcattacacccactatcttctcccactatctcatatttaacaataaaaactactattacacccactactttcctccactatctcaaatctattattaaatattgataggtcccaccactttacccacttttcatctaactttactcattttttatacattgtcttggtctccgtgtccccctccaatgtaaacaattgagggggacggagggagtaattgctAACCATTCCTCATTCTGTTTttgatgattaaatattcacttCCCACCTTTTTCACACTCTTTCCACATTTTTTACATTATCTTTTTGCTAATAGATTTTGAAATCATACTTTAATAATAACAGGGAACACAAATAAGTATTATTGTTTGAGTTGTCATTCAGTATAGTGTCCTCACTTTTTAGAAATTGAATTGTTTATAATACATTTAGGGAACCTcactaggacactcttggagACACTCTTAATGTAAAAGCACCAGAAGTGCTTCATTTTAATCAAGACTGTCTTGTCACTTAAGAATCGCTTCTGCAAAAAGCTGAAGTAATTACTACAGTAGCGAGATGGTGGATCCTGTATTAACTTAAAAATCTTGCAACCCAGATAGCAACACTGTGTATGTGCAATCAGATCTACAAACTTTTTTGATTGAACCCTAAAGAGCTAAGAGCCGCTTGTTACAGAAATTCCCTCTTACTGGTAGTCGGTAGAGCAAGTCAATGTTAACTTTAAATTTTTCCATCTCACTAGTTAAATGAGGGTAAACAACTCTTGCGCCTCGGCTGTCACGCCGAGTAACTCAAATTGATGGAGGACCCACTAATTGA is a window from the Daucus carota subsp. sativus chromosome 8, DH1 v3.0, whole genome shotgun sequence genome containing:
- the LOC108197281 gene encoding SH3 domain-containing protein 3 isoform X2, which encodes MDALRKQASKLREQVAKQQQLQAVIKQFSASGYESSDVMVIDEVELQRHQHLEKLYRSTRSGKDFQKDIVKAAEAFTAVGYKHIEAGTKLSEDCCKYGSENINDEILSKAASIYGDARRHVEKEQEDFNRLIFSQILEPLRSMINGAPLEDARHLAQRYSRMRQEAETQATEVSRRQARVREAPIAENVTKLHASEARMQELKGNMAILGKEASAALAAVESQQQRLTFQRLVALIEGELTYHERVAAILREIETEIVSEKQRKESAPPVIAANLFSGKTKYFLAEATHAFDAASEKELSLSVGDYIVVRQVSSSGWSEGECRGRAGWFPSAYVDKRDRLPTTNGSSEVY
- the LOC108197281 gene encoding SH3 domain-containing protein 3 isoform X1, yielding MDALRKQASKLREQVAKQQQAVIKQFSASGYESSDVMVIDEVELQRHQHLEKLYRSTRSGKDFQKDIVKAAEAFTAVGYKHIEAGTKLSEDCCKYGSENINDEILSKAASIYGDARRHVEKEQEDFNRLIFSQILEPLRSMINGAPLEDARHLAQRYSRMRQEAETQATEVSRRQARVREAPIAENVTKLHASEARMQELKGNMAILGKEASAALAAVESQQQRLTFQRLVALIEGELTYHERVAAILREIETEIVSEKQRKESAPPVIAANLFSGKTKYFLAEATHAFDAASEKELSLSVGDYIVVRQVSSSGWSEGECRGRAGWFPSAYVDKRDRLPTTNGSSEVY